A segment of the Pseudodesulfovibrio sp. S3 genome:
GTGGCGCATGAGCACATGCAGGGCGTCTTCACTGACGCCCTTTATGGCCTTGCCCCTGATGGCGTTGAATTCTTCCAGGAAGTGGTCGATGAGCAGGGGCAGATCCTCCTGGCGCTGACTGAGGGGGGGCAGGGTCAGGGTGACCACGTTCAGGCGGTAGTAGAGGTCCTGGCGGAAGGAGCCTTCGGCCACGGCCTGTTCGAGGTTCTTGTTGGTGGCCGCCACCACGCGGACGTCCGCCTTGACCGGGGTGACCCCTCCAAGGGGTTCGAAGGTCTTGTCCTGGAGGAAGCGGAGCAGTTTTACCTGGAGGTTGGACGGGATGTCGCCGATCTCGTCCAGGAAGACCGTGCCTCCGTCGGCCAGTTCGAACCTGCCCGGCTTGTCAGCGCGTGCATCGGTGAAGGCCCCGGCCTTGTAGCCGAAGAGCTCGGATTCCAGCAGGGTGTCGGGCAAGGCGCCGCAGTTCACCGCCACAAAGGGGCCGTGCTTGCGCGAACTCAGGTTGTGGATGGCCTTGGCAAACAACTCCTTGCCCGTGCCGGACTCGCCGAGCAGCAGGGTGGTGGCTTCGGAATCACTGATCTGCGGAAGGATGCGGAAGATTTTTTCCAACCCCTGGCTCCGGCCCACGATGTTTTCGAAACGGTAGATGTCCCTGGCCTGTTGCCGGGCGGCATGGATTTCGGTCAAATCGCGGAAGGTCTCCACGCCGCCGATGACGTTGCCTTCCTTGTCCTTGAGGGGCGATGCCGAGATCGAGATGGGCAGGGTGGAGCCGTCGGAGCGAACGATGAAGATGGACTTGTTGACGATCAGTCCCCCTTTCTCGATGCAATTGCCGATGGCGCACTGGCCGTCGCACAGGGAGGAGCGGAACACGTCCCAGCACTTGCGGCCGAGGGCCTCCTTGGCGGAGATGCCGGTGATGCGCTGGGCCGCTTCGTTGAAGTATGTGACGTTCCACTCCGTATCAACGGTGAACAGCCCGTCGGCGATGGACGCGAACACGTCCTCAAGGGGGAGATTGGCTGGAAAGGGCATGGGGACACCCTACAAGCGTCCTTCGGGAATGCCAATAAAAAAGGGGCGAATAATTCGCCCTGTGGTGAATTGGCCCCTTTGCCGACGGCAGAAAGGGCGCTGGAGGACGTTTGGAGGGGCGGTCAAGGTGTGCAGGCCGTCCGGCCCCGGGATGGTCTGGGGCCGGACGTTTTCGGTAAATGAATGCAGGGGTGTTACTTGTTGATCGACAACTTGATCTCAAAGGGGCTGAAGGTGCTGTATGTCACGCAGTCGCCCATTACACCAGGAGTGAATCCATTTTTGGATCGCTTCAGATAGCCGTCGCAAAGTCCTTTACCGCTGTCGGACAGGATTTGGAAATACCACTCCTGGTCCTCGTCCCAACTCGGTTGCTGGAAGACTTCGATATATTCGTCTGTACCCGCGGCAACCTTTCTGTTTACCACTGATCCGCTTCCGATTTTGTTCCCCTTAACCTTCAGGATGATCTCGCACATCGCGCTCGTATTGTTGAAAACATATACCTCTCCTGCGTCTTGGCCAAAGGCCATGGATGCGGACAGGACCAGTACCAGCGTCGCCATTGCAATTATCTGCTTTTTCATGATGCTCTCCTTGATCTGTTCTTGCGGGTTCTTTCTTTATTCATCGCCACTGCTGCGACAGGTTTTCTTTTACGGGTTTTATTGAATGGTGAAACGATAGCTGCATATCCCCAGTTGGTCGATTGATGCCCTGCTTGATTTTTCGGAACTCACCTGGCAGTCGCCTTCATTGGGAAGCACCAGGTATTCGTACTCATCGCCGATCTTGATTTTCCACTTGGCCATGGCCACGGCTTCCCGGTGCTTGGTCTCGGAATTGGAAATCCGAACGGTAGCCCCTGCGGAAGCCTTCCGGTTGACGATTGCGACCGTTGCCATGTCCATGATATATACCGTCACGTTCAGCTCCGTACCGCTCTGGTTGACGATTTCCAAGGCAAGTCCGTCATCGGCACAGGCCGGAACAGCCATAAAAAGCAACAGGGCGATCACAATGGATGTCGTTGTTCTCATGACAGGGCAATGCATTCATTTCTCCTTCCTTTACGGGACATCGTTTTCATTCCGGAGGATTCGTGTCCCTTTTCCCGACTCAATTCCACTGCATTGTCGAATTCAGGTCAATCTGATTCCATGTGAATTCATGTGAAACAAGCACATTAGTGAGTAATATCGTGTGGTTGATTGCCGTGTTGACCAGAAGGGGGGTGCCGAAAGTCGTGCTTCTTTTCTTTCGGGGATCATCAAGGTCGGGTTTGGCAGCCTTGAGGTATTCAGGCTGCGGGCTGTATTGAGCCTGATGACAGGGGGTCAAGCAACTGGAGCAAGAGACTGAAACCGGACAACACTGAAAAAGCCGCCCAGAGGGCGGCTTTTTCAGTGGATTGTAAGGTGAGGGAGCGTGTTCAGATTCGCTGTTCCGGAGAGGCCTTAGAGTTTTTCTGCGCGTCTGGCGCGGAGCCATTTGTACCAGACTTCCATGTTCTCGCCGGTGCGGGCGGAGATGGGCATGACTTCAATGTCCTTGTTCAGTTTCTTGGCGTGGTTCGTGGCCTTGGTCATGTCAAAGTCCACGTAGGGAAGCAGGTCCACCTTGTTCAGCAGCATCACGGAAGAAATATGGAACATGAAGGGATATTTTTCGGGTTTGTCGTCGCCTTCGGCCACGGACAGGAGCGTGACCTTGTAGTCTTCGCCCACGTTGAATTCGGCCGGACAGACCAGATTGCCCACGTTTTCCACGAACAGGATGTCCAGGCCGTCGGTGTCGATGGATTTGAGTGCTTCCATGACCATGCCGGAGTCGAGGTGGCAGCCGCCTTCGGTGTTGATCTGCACGGCCTGGGCCCCGGTGGCGGCCACACGCTGGGCATCGTTGTCGGTCTGCAGGTCGCCTTCGATGACGGCCATCTTGAACTCGTCCTTGAGGTCGGTCAGGGTGCGTTCAAGCAGGGTGGTCTTGCCCGCGCCCGGGGAACTCATGAGGTTCAGGCAGAGGATATTCTTGACCCTAAATTTCTTTTGCAGTTCTTCGGCAAGCCGGTCGTTGGCCTCCAGCACATTCCTGACGATGGTAACTTCCTTCGACATGATAACTCCTAAATATTTACTGCTGGTCGTCGACTTCGATGGAATCGATCAACAGTTCCTTTCCTTGCAAGACAGTGTGGCCCAACAGGGCCTCGCATTTGGGGCAGGGCATGCACCTGTTGTGGTCCGGGTGGAACTCCTCGCCGCATTCGCCGCAAGCCACTTTGACCGGAATCTCGATGATTTGGAGTTCGGCTCCGTCGAACTCCCCGCCGGGAATAAGCGCTTCCCAGGCGAATTTCAGGGATTCCGTGACCACACCGGCCAACTGACCGTTCTTGAGAGTCACTTTCTTGAGCTTCTGGCCGTCATATTTGACCATCTCCTCGCGCAGGATGCCGAGAATGGATTCAACGATAGACATTTCATGCATGGTTGTGAGCAGTACACCGATTTTTATACGGGGGCAAGGGGCGTCGGCCAGGGATAGCGGCCCGTTTCACATTTTTTCGTGAACTGCAGGTGCGTCTCCAGGCCGTGCAGAATCCAAGGTCACAGAAATGGAGGGCTGAGCCTGATTCCCGCTGTTGCCACGTTGCAACCGCCGATTGTTCACGCGAGGAAGGTGAGGGCAGGCGGTGCTGGGATTCGGATAAAAAAAAGGGGGAAATATGTTGACGGGATGGGGGGTGACAATTTACTGCTTTTGAAACTTGTTCTCAGGGCGGGGTGGAAGTCCCCACCGGCGGTGATCTGGTCAACCAGAAAGCCCGCGAGCGCTCCTTCATGTGAGGGAGGTCAAGCAGACCCGGTGTGATTCCGGGGCCGACGGTAAGAGTCCGGAAGGAAGAGAATAAGGCAGTCCCGCATTGGCTGTCGAGCGGTTTGCGCTCACGATGGCTGCTTTTGCGCTGTGCGCTTTCTGCGCACTGACTGCCTGTCTATGCGCCCTGATTCATTCATACTCTTTTCAAGGAGATTCATGATGGATCAGCCAATCCTCAAGCAGTTCGGTGGCCCCATTTCGCGGGTCGAAAAAGCACTTAATTCCCTACGCAAGGGGCAGGGTGTCCTGGTTACGGACAACGCGGACCGGGAAAACGAAGGTGATCTCATCTTCGCGGCCCAGACCTTGACCAACGAGCAGATGGCCATGCTCATCCGCGAATGCAGCGGCATCGTCTGCCTCTGTCTGACCGAGGAAAAGATCAGGTCCCTCGGCCTCCCCATGATGGTGGAGAAAAACAACAGCCAGTACCAAACAGCCTTTACAGTATCCATCGAGGCTGCCGAGGGCGTCACTACCGGCGTATCGGCCAAGGATCGTGTGGCAACGGTCAAGGCGGCCATTGCCGCTGACGCCAAGTCGTCCGACCTGGCCCGTCCTGGTCATGTCTTCCCGCTCTGCGCCCGTCCCGGCGGCGTGCTTGAGCGCGGCGGCCATACCGAGGCCACGGTGGATTTGACCCGCCTGGCAGGACTTATGCCGTGCGGCGTGCTCTGCGAGTTGACCAATCCCGACGGCACCATGGCCAAGCTTCACGAGATCGTGGGTTTTGCCATCAAGAATCAGATGGCCATGTGCACGGTTCAGGACATCGTCGCCTACCGCGAGCATATCGGCGACACCGATGCCGAAATGGTCGTTCCCGAAGACGTCTCCGCTGTGGTGAAGCCGACCAAGCGCTTCCCCACGGGTGCAGTCGGCGGATCGGTCTACGCATCCGGGCGTTAACCGACCTTCACGACATCCATAACCACTCCTCCACAGGCCCCGCCGTTTCGCCCGGCGGGGCCTTTTTATTCAAGAGGGCAGCGCCTCGTGAGAAGGGAATGGTCTCTCCCTTTTTCCAGCCGCCGGAGGCCTCGCCCGGCAAAATTCATTGACACCCCGCCCTCTTCCGGTGTGAACTGGCCGTCCGAATTTCATTACGATTAGGAGAACCAGATGCGAAGCAAGAAAATGACTGCCGGATTGGAGAAGGCCCCGCACCGCTCGTTGTTGTATGCGGCCGGAATGTCCAAGGAAGAGATGGACAGGCCGCTGATCGGCGTATGCAACGCCCAGAACGAGATTATCCCCGGTCATGTCCATCTGGATACCATTGCCGAGGCTGTGAAGGCCGGCATCCGCATGGCGGGCGGCACGCCCCTGGAATTTCCGGCCATCGGCGTATGCGACGGGCTGGCCATGAACCACGAGGGCATGAGAATGTCCCTGCCCAGCCGTGAGATCATCGCCGACTCGGTGGAGATCATGGCCACGGCGCACCCCTTTGACGCCATTGTCTGCATTCCCAACTGCGACAAGATCGTGCCCGGTATGCTCATGGCCATACTGCGGCTGAACATCCCTGCGGTCATGGTCTCCGGCGGTCCCATGCTGGCCGGGCGCAAGAAGACCGCAGACCTGATCAACGTCTTTGAGGGCGTGGGCAAGGTCAAGGCCGGCACCATGACCGAAGAGGAGCTGGAGACATTCGAACAGTCCGCCTGCCCCACCTGCGGGTCCTGTGCGGGCATGTTCACGGCCAACTCCATGAACTGCCTGTCCGAGTCCATCGGTTTGGCCCTGCCCGGCAACGGGACCATCCCGGCGGTCATGTCCGCCCGTATCCGGCTGGCCAAGAAGGCGGGTATGCAGGTCATGGAGATGCTTGAGAGAAACATCCGACCGCGCGACATCGTCACGGCCAAGTCCGTGCAGAATGCCGTGACCATGGACATGGCACTCGGCTGTTCCACCAACACCACGCTGCATCTGCCCGCCCTGTTCGCAGAGGCCGAGCTGAACCTGTCCCTTGAGATGTTCAACGAGGTCAGCGCCAAGACCCCGAATCTGTGCAAACTTTCCCCGGCCGGCCCCCATTTCATGGAAGACCTCGAAGAGGCCGGAGGCATTCCCGCCGTCATGTCCGAACTGGTCAAGCGGGACCTGCTCAACCTGGACGTCATGACCGTCACCGGCAAGACCCTGGGCGAGAATCTGAAGGACCTGAATGCGAAGGTGACCAATTATGAAATCGTCCGGCCCATCGACAATCCGTACTCGCAAGAGGGCGGCATCGCCATCCTCTACGGCAACATCGCGCCCGAGGGTTGTTGCGTGAAACAGTCTGCCGTGGCCCCGGAAATGATGAAAAATACCGGCACGGCCAAGGTCTTCAACAGCGAGGAGGAGGCTGTCGAGGCCATCCTGGGCAACAGGATCAAGCCGGGCGACGTGGTGGTGGTCCTGTACGAAGGCCCCAAGGGCGGTCCCGGGATGCGCGAGATGCTCACCCCCACTTCGGCCATCTCCGGCATGGGACTGGGCGGGTCCGTGGCCCTGGTCACCGACGGCCGGTTCTCGGGCGGCACGCGCGGCGCGGCCATCGGCCACATTTCGCCCGAAGCCGCGGCAGGCGGCCCGTGCGGCCTGATCCGGGAAAATGATTTGATCGAGATCGATATTCCGGCCCGCAAGATCAATCTGCTGGTGGATGACGCCGAGCTTGAGGAGCGTCGCAAGACCCACAAGCCGGTGGTCAAGGAGATCAAGTCGCCCTTCCTGCGCCGCTACGCCAAGCTGGTGACCTCTGCCTCTCGCGGGGCCGTGTACGAAAAATAATCTTTGATTACGAATGAAAAAGCCGGTCAGGAAAGTCCCTGACCGGCTTTTCTCGTTTGCGCTATCGGTCTTCGATTCATGGTCGGCGCATGTCCATGGGCGGCTCAAGGTCCGGGAACCATCGTTTGAAGATGCGCACGAATGTACCGTCTTCCTTCATGGCCTTGAACGCCGCCTGCCAGGCCTTGACGGTTTCAGGATCACTGCCCTTGGAGATGGCCAGATAAATATCCATTTCCTTGATGGTATAGACCACCTTCAGGTCTTCAGGGCTTACCCCGGACAGTTCGGCCGCTTCGGCCTGATTGATGTTGGTGCCCACGATCAGGTCCACCCGTCCGTAGACAAGTTTGCGGTAATTGGTCTTGTTGTCGATGCATCTGTCCAGATTGGTGAATCCCTGTTCCATGAGGAACTTGTCTCGCGCGTCGTTGAGGTAGGTGCCGATGGCCCCGACCTTGCGCGCATCATCCAGGGAATTGATGATGATATCGGAATCCTTTCTGGCCACGAAATTCCATTGCAATCGAAGTACGGGCCCCACCCAGTGGAACAGGGGGTCGCGCTCTTGCGTCCGGGTGGTCGAAACCAGAGCGACGTTGGGCGTATGCAGGGCGATTTCGTAGGCCCTGGCCCAGGGCAGGGTTTCTATTGTCGGCGTGTTCCCTACCCGGCGCATGATTTCCCGTACAACCTCCAGGTTCCGGCCTACAAAGTTGCTGTTCGGGGCCATGGCTGATTGGGTGTTGAATTCGGTGAGCACCATGAAATCTACGGACAGGGCTTTGCTGCTTGTTCCAAGGTGGAGCAGCAGGGCCAAAATCACCATCAAAAGAGGCTTCCAAGGGCGTTTAACGGTGTGCATGATTATCGCTATTAGCACAGGAATGTTGTTGCGGCATTGATTAATTGCGCTTTCGGCATACGGCTTCAGAAACGAGAAAGGCCTCCTTGCGGAGGCCTGTTGTTTTCTCGGTGCAAAAAAGGAAGATGCTTTTCTTTAAGCATTTGCCGTGCCAAAGTTTAATAAAAAATAAATAAAATAATAAAGTAAGTAATTTTAGACCTTTGTGGTGTTGTTTTGCTGATGCGGAGGCGGGGGTCCTTTGGGAGGAGAAGTACAAGTATTTTAACTACCGCTGAAAAATAGGTTGCGACGGCCAAAATTTTTTACCGTCCGGGCAGCCTGAATCGGGTGCGGCACTCCGGGATTCCGGGGGCCCTTTTATCCAAAGAATACCCTGTCGCGTACTGAGATTACACATAATAATGGATTTTATATCATTAAGTTGTATGAAAGTGTCCAGGCTGAAGATAAAAGGAGCGTGCTATGAAATTGAGTGAAGTGGGAATAGGGCAGAGATTGGTCATTGTGCTGGCTCTGCTCATGACCGGTTTGGTCGTTTTTTTCCTTGTTTCCGTATCGTTCGGGACCAAGGATTTGACTTTGTCCGTTGTGGGCAAAACCCTTGAGCAGAATGCCCGGAGTGTGACCGCCACCCTGGACGGATGGCTGGAAGACAGGTTGCTCTTCCTCGGCCTTGCCGCCAGTGCGGATTCGGTGGTCGAGGCAGCAAGCGGTGGCGACTGGGAGAGGGCGACGGCCCTGCTCAAGGAAGCCAAGGAACGTGACCCCATGCTGGAGTCTCTCTTCGTGCATGACGCCAGGGGCGACAGCGTTGTCACCACCAACGACGGCGGACGCGGAAAGAACTACAGTTCCAACGCCTATTATAAGGCCATAATGACCGACGGGCAGGATTATTATATTTCTGATCTGACTCTTTCGCCGGTCAGCCAAAAACCGCGCATCGCCTTTGCCAAGGCGATCAAGGTCAACGGCAGGTCTGTCGGCTATGTGGGCATGTCTGTTCTGGCGGACGGGTTCACCAACTACCTTGCTCCCATCAAGGTCGGCGAGAACGGCTACTGTTACATGTATGATGACACCGGTAAAATTCTGGCACATCCCAATAACGATTTGATTTTCAAGGACCTGAGCAGCAACGATTTTATCCAGACGGGCCTGCGTGAAAAGAACGGCTTCATTGAGTACCTTTGGCAGGGCGTCGTCAAGTACATGGCATTCGGCCAAGTCCAGAAGACCGGTTGGATTGTTGCCCTGACCGCGGAGAGGTCCGATTTCCTGGTGGAGGCCAATAGTCTGCAGAATCGGTTGATCATTGCCGGGGTCGTGTCCCTTGTCCTCATTCTTGCTCTGGTGTTTTTCATTATCCGCAGGTTGGTCACCGTGCCGCTCGGCATCATTGTCGAGAAGTCGGAACAAGTCAGTCAAGGCGATCTGTCTCTTGATTTCTCCGGCCATTTCAGCGGGGAGCTGTCCCGGTTGAGGGACTCGTTCGAATCCATGGTCAACAATCTTCACGAAGTGGTGGAGAATATTCAATCCGGCAGCGAAAATGTCGCCTCCGGTTCCGAGGAGCTGTCTGCCACGGCAGAGGCCCTGGCCCAGGGCGCGACCGAGCAGGCCAGCGGCGTCGAACGGCTGTCGAGCGCCATTGAGCAGATCAGTTCGAGCATCGACAACACCGCCTCCAACGCCAAGGAGACCGAGATCCTGGCCGCCCAGGCCGCCAAGGATGCCCAGGAGGGCGGCGAAGCGGTGGCCGAAGCCGTGGGGGCCATGAGTGCCATCGCTGAAAAAATATCCATTATCGAGGATATCGCCCGGCAGACCAACCTGCTCGCCCTCAATGCGGCCATTGAAGCGGCCCGTGCGGGAGAGCACGGCAAAGGCTTTGCCGTTGTGGCCGCCGAAGTGCGCAAGCTGGCCGAACGTTCCGGTGTCGCTGCCAGCGAGATCAGCGACCTGTCCGGTTCCAGTATGGCCGTGGCCGACAAGGCCGGGAAAATGCTCCAAAAGCTGGTTCCCGACATTAAGAAGACAGCGGAACTGATTCAGGAAATCACGGCCTCCGCCATGGAGCAGAACGCCGGGGCGACCGACATCAACAAGGCCACCCAGGAGTTGGATCGGGTGGTCCAGCAGAATGCGGCGGCTTCCGAGGAGACGTCCTCGACTTCCGAAGAACTGTCCGGCCAGGCGGTCCAGCTTCAACAGGTGGTGGGCTATTTCACCCTGCGGCAAGAAGGCCGGGGTGGGCAGACGGTGAAGCAGAAAAAGCATGTCACAGTCCAAACCAGGAAGGCGGCTCTGGGCTCCTCTCAGAAATATGCCGAGGACGGGGACTTTGACCGTTACTGAGATTTGCGGGCACCCGGTGTGTCCGGTGCCATGAAAAAACAATAAAAAAAGGGCTGCCCGATGGCAGCCCTTTTTCATGGTGGCGGTGTGGTTGCTATTTGTATTTGTTCATGGCGCTGGCAAAACCTTCCTTGGCGCGCAGAATGACGTTTTCGCCCACGCAGAAGGCCAGGCGGAAGTAGCCGGGGCAGCCGAAGCCGGTGCCGGGTACGGCCAGGATCTTTTCCTCCTGCAGGGAAGCGCAGAACTGTACGTCGTTACCGCCGGGGGCCTTGGGGAAGAAGTAGAACGCTCCCTTGGGCATGGTGTATTCGTAGGCCGCGTTGTCCAGGACCGAGGCCATGGCCTTGCGGCGGCGATCGTAGATGTCGATGTCCACGGAGCTGCCGAGCGCCTTGCCCAGCAGCTTCTGGGCCAGGGCCGGGGCATTGACGAAGCCGAGGATGCGGTTGGCCAGGATGACGCCGCCCACAAGGGTGGCCTTGTCCTCCATGGCCGGGTTGATGAGCGCGTAGCCGATGCGCTCGCCTGCCATGGAAAGGTTTTTGGAAAATGAAGAGCAGACCACGGTGTAGGGGTAGATGTCGAGCAGGCTCGGCACTTCCACGCCGTCAAAGGCCAGGAAGCGGTATGGCTCGTCGGCCAGGATGAAGATGGGCCGCTCGCGCTTCTGGTTGTGTTTGTGGAGAAGCGCGGCCAATCCTTCCAGGGCTTCGCGGGTATAGATCGCGCCCGTGGGGTTGTTGGGCGAGTTGATCAAAACCACGCGCGTCCTGTCCGTGATCGCCTTGTCCATGGCTTCCAGATCCAGTTCAAATGTCAGGGGCTTGGCCGGGACCGGCACCAGTTTTGCGGAATGGTTTTCACAGTAGAAGCCGTATTCGACGAAAAACGGAGCCGGGGTCATGACCTCGTCACCCGGTTCCAGCACGGCCCGGAAAAAGGAGTTCAACGCACCCGCCGCGCCGCAGGTGATGACCAGGGAGTCCGCAGGCACGTCCACGCCCTGCTCTTTGCTGACTTCCGCAGCCAGTTTTTCGCGCACGTCCGGGTACCCGAAGTTGGGCATGTACCCCATGAAGAAGGGCTTGTCCGCCTGCTCGGCAATGTCTATCAGGGCCGCCTTGATGGTGGCGGGCGGCGGCAGGTCGGGATTGCCCAGGCTGAAGTCGCAGACCGCGTCTTCTCCGAACTGCTTTTTGAGAGCGATGCCCTCTTCGAACATTTTGCGGATCCAGGAGGACCGTTTCATATACCCGGCTATCTGGGGTGAGATCAGTTGCATATTCATCTCCTTGATAATCAGTGGAACGACACACTACGGCAAACCCATTTCCCGCGCAATACGGAGGGGAAGGGTGTCGGTGCCTTATGGTTGCGGCGCTGGGTTTCTGCCTGCAAAATCGTGCATGGGGAGACCGGTGTCCCGAATCGCCTCGGTTTCGACCATGCTACTGCGTCACGCTATTGGGCCAGACATAGTAGAACCCCGCCCTTGGCGGCAGCAGGTAGCTGGCGTCCACGCCGAGCATGTTCAACTTCGCCGGGTTGGCCGAATCCATG
Coding sequences within it:
- a CDS encoding hydrogenase maturation nickel metallochaperone HypA translates to MHEMSIVESILGILREEMVKYDGQKLKKVTLKNGQLAGVVTESLKFAWEALIPGGEFDGAELQIIEIPVKVACGECGEEFHPDHNRCMPCPKCEALLGHTVLQGKELLIDSIEVDDQQ
- a CDS encoding methyl-accepting chemotaxis protein, with protein sequence MKLSEVGIGQRLVIVLALLMTGLVVFFLVSVSFGTKDLTLSVVGKTLEQNARSVTATLDGWLEDRLLFLGLAASADSVVEAASGGDWERATALLKEAKERDPMLESLFVHDARGDSVVTTNDGGRGKNYSSNAYYKAIMTDGQDYYISDLTLSPVSQKPRIAFAKAIKVNGRSVGYVGMSVLADGFTNYLAPIKVGENGYCYMYDDTGKILAHPNNDLIFKDLSSNDFIQTGLREKNGFIEYLWQGVVKYMAFGQVQKTGWIVALTAERSDFLVEANSLQNRLIIAGVVSLVLILALVFFIIRRLVTVPLGIIVEKSEQVSQGDLSLDFSGHFSGELSRLRDSFESMVNNLHEVVENIQSGSENVASGSEELSATAEALAQGATEQASGVERLSSAIEQISSSIDNTASNAKETEILAAQAAKDAQEGGEAVAEAVGAMSAIAEKISIIEDIARQTNLLALNAAIEAARAGEHGKGFAVVAAEVRKLAERSGVAASEISDLSGSSMAVADKAGKMLQKLVPDIKKTAELIQEITASAMEQNAGATDINKATQELDRVVQQNAAASEETSSTSEELSGQAVQLQQVVGYFTLRQEGRGGQTVKQKKHVTVQTRKAALGSSQKYAEDGDFDRY
- the ribB gene encoding 3,4-dihydroxy-2-butanone-4-phosphate synthase, which translates into the protein MDQPILKQFGGPISRVEKALNSLRKGQGVLVTDNADRENEGDLIFAAQTLTNEQMAMLIRECSGIVCLCLTEEKIRSLGLPMMVEKNNSQYQTAFTVSIEAAEGVTTGVSAKDRVATVKAAIAADAKSSDLARPGHVFPLCARPGGVLERGGHTEATVDLTRLAGLMPCGVLCELTNPDGTMAKLHEIVGFAIKNQMAMCTVQDIVAYREHIGDTDAEMVVPEDVSAVVKPTKRFPTGAVGGSVYASGR
- a CDS encoding pyridoxal phosphate-dependent aminotransferase, yielding MQLISPQIAGYMKRSSWIRKMFEEGIALKKQFGEDAVCDFSLGNPDLPPPATIKAALIDIAEQADKPFFMGYMPNFGYPDVREKLAAEVSKEQGVDVPADSLVITCGAAGALNSFFRAVLEPGDEVMTPAPFFVEYGFYCENHSAKLVPVPAKPLTFELDLEAMDKAITDRTRVVLINSPNNPTGAIYTREALEGLAALLHKHNQKRERPIFILADEPYRFLAFDGVEVPSLLDIYPYTVVCSSFSKNLSMAGERIGYALINPAMEDKATLVGGVILANRILGFVNAPALAQKLLGKALGSSVDIDIYDRRRKAMASVLDNAAYEYTMPKGAFYFFPKAPGGNDVQFCASLQEEKILAVPGTGFGCPGYFRLAFCVGENVILRAKEGFASAMNKYK
- a CDS encoding ABC transporter substrate-binding protein codes for the protein MVILALLLHLGTSSKALSVDFMVLTEFNTQSAMAPNSNFVGRNLEVVREIMRRVGNTPTIETLPWARAYEIALHTPNVALVSTTRTQERDPLFHWVGPVLRLQWNFVARKDSDIIINSLDDARKVGAIGTYLNDARDKFLMEQGFTNLDRCIDNKTNYRKLVYGRVDLIVGTNINQAEAAELSGVSPEDLKVVYTIKEMDIYLAISKGSDPETVKAWQAAFKAMKEDGTFVRIFKRWFPDLEPPMDMRRP
- the hypB gene encoding hydrogenase nickel incorporation protein HypB → MSKEVTIVRNVLEANDRLAEELQKKFRVKNILCLNLMSSPGAGKTTLLERTLTDLKDEFKMAVIEGDLQTDNDAQRVAATGAQAVQINTEGGCHLDSGMVMEALKSIDTDGLDILFVENVGNLVCPAEFNVGEDYKVTLLSVAEGDDKPEKYPFMFHISSVMLLNKVDLLPYVDFDMTKATNHAKKLNKDIEVMPISARTGENMEVWYKWLRARRAEKL
- a CDS encoding sigma 54-interacting transcriptional regulator, with product MPFPANLPLEDVFASIADGLFTVDTEWNVTYFNEAAQRITGISAKEALGRKCWDVFRSSLCDGQCAIGNCIEKGGLIVNKSIFIVRSDGSTLPISISASPLKDKEGNVIGGVETFRDLTEIHAARQQARDIYRFENIVGRSQGLEKIFRILPQISDSEATTLLLGESGTGKELFAKAIHNLSSRKHGPFVAVNCGALPDTLLESELFGYKAGAFTDARADKPGRFELADGGTVFLDEIGDIPSNLQVKLLRFLQDKTFEPLGGVTPVKADVRVVAATNKNLEQAVAEGSFRQDLYYRLNVVTLTLPPLSQRQEDLPLLIDHFLEEFNAIRGKAIKGVSEDALHVLMRHDFPGNVRELENILEYAFILCPSGFIQVEHLPEHFHPGRQDDKIVQSLSGTMDAIKRRAARQAVERNNGKKMAACRELGITKDTLRRLLTAATKGE
- the ilvD gene encoding dihydroxy-acid dehydratase, whose translation is MRSKKMTAGLEKAPHRSLLYAAGMSKEEMDRPLIGVCNAQNEIIPGHVHLDTIAEAVKAGIRMAGGTPLEFPAIGVCDGLAMNHEGMRMSLPSREIIADSVEIMATAHPFDAIVCIPNCDKIVPGMLMAILRLNIPAVMVSGGPMLAGRKKTADLINVFEGVGKVKAGTMTEEELETFEQSACPTCGSCAGMFTANSMNCLSESIGLALPGNGTIPAVMSARIRLAKKAGMQVMEMLERNIRPRDIVTAKSVQNAVTMDMALGCSTNTTLHLPALFAEAELNLSLEMFNEVSAKTPNLCKLSPAGPHFMEDLEEAGGIPAVMSELVKRDLLNLDVMTVTGKTLGENLKDLNAKVTNYEIVRPIDNPYSQEGGIAILYGNIAPEGCCVKQSAVAPEMMKNTGTAKVFNSEEEAVEAILGNRIKPGDVVVVLYEGPKGGPGMREMLTPTSAISGMGLGGSVALVTDGRFSGGTRGAAIGHISPEAAAGGPCGLIRENDLIEIDIPARKINLLVDDAELEERRKTHKPVVKEIKSPFLRRYAKLVTSASRGAVYEK